From the genome of Anopheles funestus chromosome 2RL, idAnoFuneDA-416_04, whole genome shotgun sequence:
TTGATTGGCAATGCAATTCGGTATTGGTAGAGtatacataattttaaaaaataaaaggaaaaaatgttaaagttaaaaaacGCTCGATTTCAACAAGACGTTCGGCATTATTATCAACTGTTAGTTTTCGAATAATAGGCTGCAATATAGCTTGTTTATTGTCTATTTAAGGTGATTCAACGTCTTTTTTACTCTAACCATATAAAAATGCTATTAAGATAATGTTTCACATTTAAGTTAAATTTATCACTTCAACcattcaaaaaattcatttaGTTAATATTACATGTTTTAGTAGTTGTATCGAGGGCAATAATTACAATTAATGTGCTtgttgaaagttttccacAAGTTGATGATTAGTTGtgaacattttaataatttgcaattttgtttgttagtcAAATATTATAATCATAAACcgctcacacacacgaaaAGGAATCTatgcatttttaaattatttgacgAGCTTCTTCTATTGGTATTCGGTGCACCGACAACAACAAGCATCAACCGAACGGCGGAagtaatgaattattttccgTTGCCGCCGCTGGGTACAGTTTAAGAAGGCTACTCCATGGACTCTCAACCGTGTCCATACGAATTGGACTTGGCACTAGGCATTTCGCTGCAATCGTcctttataaatattaatgtgGCGGAGCGCAGGGCATTGACAACCTCAGAGGCGGGATGTCGGTTACGCATGGCTTAATGTCGGCGAGATAATGCCGTGTTTGCTTCCTTGCACGAGTCATAGCGCCCCCTTGTCGGTGCACGTTATAGAAGATGCGCATTAGTTGAGTTTTCAAACAGTTTTCACTACCGATTTCTGTGCTGTTTGTGGTTGTCTGAAGTTGTCTGTAGTGTACAGCTTCACGGTAGTTAACATAAATCAAATTGGTTGtttagtgaaattaattttgccTAATAAAGAACCTGCTACGTATccaaataagtaaataaacaaatgctAGCAATCGTACGGTAATGAATGGTTCcataaataaatagatttaAACATAAGCTTTAGTAATGCGATTTTGTTTCGCGTGTGATGCGTTCTTAaccttttgggttttttttttttgggtttgtaaAACGTGCAAACTGAACATTCGACGGTATTAGTCATCCAAACTGCGGCTCTTGATCACACACATGTGCAACCTATGCTGTGATGACACCATTAGGATAGCCCCCGGTACGGTAATGTGGAACAAACAGGGCCAAACTCAAATGAGACAAACCCTCGAGGGAGCATAAATAACCCACCGTATGGAAAAGAGATGACACAAGAATCGTTTGCGGACTAGAGGGCccgaaaaaatataaaaggaaataaaaaatattaaaacatgtGCGCCAACCAACGTGCGGGCACATAACTACCAATACAAACATATGTGCCCGTCTTCTGTGCGGTTCACCGTGATTCTCGGCATGCGAGACATGAAGAAGACACGCGTACGCGTATGGTTTGGTGTTAACCACACACTTTCTGCTGAGCGGGCCGCATACACCGACTGCACTACCCGGCATTGACTATTTTTTGGTACGCTTTATTTATTGTGGTCGTAGTTCGTTCGTTCGGAGACCTTAAGATTACTGTGCAGCCACAAAGGGCACGGGGCTTATCCCGGTTGCATCCGTTTGTATGCGCTTTTGTGGACATGGTGGTAAGGTTGGTAGCATAGGAAAAGGCAGCTGTTTGTTACACTTCCGGTGGTTGGATGACGGGGTTTGATGTGATGAGTACGAACACACCAACAGCGCCATTGCTGACATCGAGTGGTGCAATATTGTGTTGGTGCTGCAACTTGTACGCTTTCTCCGTTTGCTTGGCATATGTGCGGGCAGTTTCAGGAATATGTACGATCGGATGTTCATAGTATATGAGATATAAAATAGCAAAGATTTTTTCCCCACTTTTCTTGTGCGCCACTCCCCGGAGGAATAATGCTCGATGATTTCCTGGAAATTCGAGTACGTTTCAGAATTCCTCGAATGGAACACTTTTTACATGCGTTCATTTTGGAATCACTTGTAACGTAATGAAATTTGTCCATAtgattcaacatttttttatcctgACAATATATGATATTTCCACTAAAGACTCTCAAGTATCAGTTGTCGTTTATGGTCTAGTGGCCGGATACAAtgcattttataatttttaacagTTACACAaatttttccttctattttatatattttatagctATCTagattttttatatcttttccTTTTAAGTAATATCGTGATGTGATCCGTGACAGTTTTGGAAGTGAGGAAATAAAAGTGCTCGTTTTTCTTATTCGCTTTCTACGAAATACACCGTGCCTAAGATGTGATATATTGTGAAATAGATAAAACTTATGTTGGTTTCAGAGTCTGTTACAAAGGTGGATgtaattgtctttttttttcattgcttcATTCCAATGCCGTAATTTCATCAATGGTTTTTCGGTAACAATTGCTGCTCTATATATGCCGCCCATTTGATCGCAACTATTATTGCAGCGTGGAAATTACATTACCTAAGTGACCATGATAGACGGATGATCAAATTCGTACCACGCATGACTTGCAAGTCCAATTTTCTTCTGTAAGGTGggaataaattgtttcaattaatATCAAATTGTGGTACCACGGTTGGAGCGATTATTTTTATGCATAAGAGCAAAAGATTATTACACATAAGAGAAGGCTCGGAACCTGCCAAAAATTAGCTTTCCTTTACTAATTTTTACTTAAGGCACTATGCAAAAACGATGTCGACTAAATACGGAAAATAGTACTTTTGTCCGCTGttttgaaaaagtaaaaaaaaatctacgatgtagaaaatgtaaaaaatcaatattttagtGGTTTTTATAGGTTGTCTTTCATTGCTCATCTCGTCTTGTCACCTTTTTTCCATACTAGACACTATTGAGGTGTAATAcggagtggaatcgtggatccactccgaatccgcgtatgaaaaatttatgCTGACTCCgactaaaaatcaaaaatgtcTCCGAGTTCGATAGCGTTTGAATgggtccgatcgagtccggatGAGTCCGGATGGAGCCAGATGGGTCGGATCGAGTCCGATCTGTTCGAGTCTACTTCGGACCAGATTCAACAGCAGTCGATCCATAGTACGCTCACTTCTGCCAGAGTCATTCCGATTCCAGTTGACAGCGGAGTCGGACCGATACGACtccagcaaaatttataatttatccaTCAGTACTAGACACTACTATAAGATCCTATCTGATAACTGCGTTCACTTTTGTGTCTTTTAAATCTGATATGCAATTGTATTATCTATTTTCTACCTAATTTTTCTAACACGTTGATAAATGGACCAGCAAGTACATATATTGATGCTAACACCTCTACTACGAGAATATTATGAAtataataaacataatttgtttgagatccttttttattcattttccttAGAAGAGGTATAAAAATTCGTTCAAGAGCATGAaagtatatttaaatttgcCCAACATCAAGTCAAGCCCAAAATCATTTATCCCGGTTTTCACTTAATAGATAgggtaattaaataatttttggtagcgattgcgttaaaaaaatgatgtataaaaatttatcaaaaaacaaggaacatgttttattttagcttCTTTGCATATCAACATGTCATTTCAAGTTGCATTACATATTTCGTTGTCATACAATTCTCgctgtataaaaaaacaaagaaaaaatagtgGAGTCCTATTGATACATTATTATGTTACATGGAAACGCAAATGATAGGCTGCGGTGAACTCACTTTGCCGAATCGCGCAAACGAATATGAATTATTCGGCAGTTTATATCGTTACGTTAACATCGTTACGTTAACAGTTAACATCCAATACGTTGACGATTCGACAAAAATAGATATAGAATCGCTTGcaattgatatggaatgtcagAGAGAAGCTATAGTTTCTGTTTTGtataatgtttgtttaaaatttcgtaaaaaaaattatatctcAACTCTTCCACCCTCCCACATGTAAACAGCACGCCCATTTGATGTTCCATATCAATTGCACTCGATTCTATATCAATTTTCTCCGATTCCTGTATTATCCTATTTGAAAGCTCGATAATATATTCAAatgacaaaatattttaataattatataaACACTTTTATAAGTAGAAGCTCTTTTTGGTATATCcttaaatatgtttaaaatgttataTAAACACTTTTACAAGTAGAATCtctttgttttatgtaaaatttttagacAACATGAGATAACAGACCTCAAAAGGAAGTCATAGACACACAGATGCGTTTAATTTTCGTTCCGGACCTATTCGTTTAATGGCTAATTTAAATGGAAAGAATATATAATTACACTAAACTACATAGATTCGTAAAATTGATGagtaaaacaacattttacattttatatttcaGGGTGTCACCATTAAACGAACAGATGCTTCTCAATGGTGGGAGCTGTTCGACACAAACACCTGTCGATTTTACTACTACAATGTTGCCTCACAGAAAACCGTATGGCATCGGCCACAGAACTGTGATATTATTCCTCTGGCCAAGTTGCAAACCCTGAAGCAAAACACCGATCCGACCGATCGGAAAGATGCGACGCTAccgcatcatcaccatcatcaccaccaccatggtACAGGGAGTGGTGGCAGCACAGGTGGAAGCATTGGTGGTCTCGGTGCACTGGGAGGTGCATCCAAGTTGGGCGGCAGTGGTACGGTAGGAAAATCTTGCGGCCATCGAACGGCAACGGGTGTTACGGATTATCGCGATCGAGACCATCACCATCGTAGCTCCAGCTCTGGTCACCGCcgtggtggcggtggcggaTTAGATCAACGTAGCAACAGCGAGCTTCTGGCCAGTCCGCAAGGAAGACACAGTCTGCAGCATAGGTAAGTTTCGTCGGCAAAGAGTAATACTGCTTTCTCTGTACCTTGTACCTCTAGAGCACGGTATTGTAATGTGGCAATGAACGATTCGCTCACAGTTCTACTTGCACCTCTGTTGGGGTGTAATCAGTACTACGTAATTTTGGTTCCTCTTTCGTCCTTTTGCTAAATATTGCTAGTTTCTTGTAATTTTCTCCTCATCTGTAATAGCAAATGTTGCCCCCCTATATCGTCTTTGTATTTTGAGACGTGTGTTTGCGCGCAATTTTTTAGGCTTAGGTATCGATTGATTACAATTAtactttgtttatttgtttgttttcttttacaattGCGTTAGTTTTTGCTCTGTTTTGAATTACTTGACCGTTGTTTATGTTCTATTCTGTGTTTTCAAAtagttatttcttttttttcctctttctttttctcggatgcttcctttttgcttcgTACGCCGAAACCACTTCTCCGTCCACCTTCCTTTTCATGGTTTTTGCTCCTGTCTTCCGGCATGGTGACGAACGGATTTTTTGATCgattttcgattttgtttttttttcatattatttcACGTACTGTAATGGGGTGATTTTTGTATTGATTTGCGGTACCTTAATCTTAtaaatatccatttttttcctgGTCATTGGTACGTTTGCTGTGTATTAACTTTCCGTTTCATGTTTGGATTTCTAAATTAATTTGCAATTTGATTCTGACCGATTTATTCGTACCACAAAATAAACCGCGATCTCACTGCTCGATATACCACCGTTTGGCTTCCAAATGCTTTCCACTATACTTACCTTTGTTTGCGTGCGCCCGTTTGTATGTTGTGCAAATCCTTTTTGAATGGCATTTTGGCTTGCTTGCTCTGGCAcatatgttgttttttaccCTGAACGACCTATCCTTGTTGTTGTTACGCAATACTATCACACTGCCATCACCAATATTCCCTCGATAACATTACCGTAAACCAACACACATTTCACAACGGGATGCCATCGCTCCCTTGCTCTGGTTGGTTGGAATCTGTTTGCGGTGATAATCAGATTACCGCCGAAAATCTTAACCTCTCCGTTGGCTGACGGTAACAGCCACGCATCGATTAGTCGACTGGATTCGCACAAATTTTGCAGACACGGGCACCAGTCGAGTGGTGGCGCAGGAACCGGTGGCATCTCCGTACCATCCTCTGGATCGGTTCGTGGAAGTCAGCGCTATCCGGCCAGCTATCAACATGGCCATCTTCATGCGGCGCAGCAACACCATCAGCGtttccatcaccatcatcatccggaCAGCTCACTCAAATCCTCCGAGGGTAGCCTGTCCGGTAGTTACCGACGACTGCACGGTGGTGTTGCAGGCAGCGTTCCTGATGCCGTGAACAGTCTGCTTCGCTACGGCAGCGGTTCCAGTGGTTATGCGACGAATGGCCATAGCAGCGGTGGAGGCAGTGGCACGGGTAGTAGAAAACACAATCCTGACAGTAGTAGCGGGTAAGTGCATGGAACGCGTTGCGATAGATAATTAGTCGGGCGACGGAgggcggtggtggtgtgcACTGTGAAACGTagtactttttttgtgtgcgtgtgtagttGTATAATGAAAGTTGCATCCGCTATCATTGTCACCCGTagcagtgtgtgtgtagtgtagTGTCGTCTGCACGTATTGGCAGCTAACATactataaactaaaaatatgaTCCAATTCTAACAGTAAAAAGGGGTCCAAAATTAATTCCACAACATTCATCATCCAGTAATCATCACATAGAAGGAGAGCTAACAGAGGCGGTGgtgatattttgttgtttgacgATCACATAAATGGCCCGTGCGGCACATCTATACCAAGTGACTAATAGTGATCGCACATGTTTATGCGCTCTTGTCTTTTCTAGTTACCGTATGCTACAGGAAAGTTCCAGTTCACACAACATTCCACACTCGGTGGTAGTCCCTTCGCCTTCCGCATCAACGGCAGCTGTGTCTGCAGTAAGTAGCAGCGAAAAGCTAGCTCTTGGACCATTGCATCACTCATCAGCACTGCCCCCACCTCACCAAATGCTATCGTACTCGATCTCGAATTCATCGgatcttgctgctgctgggagtCTATCGTCACCGTCACACTCGCTGAGCACGCCGCAGTTCAAGAAGAAATTCATCCATGACGGTGGTGTAGGAGGCTCCTCGTCTAAATCGTCCTCGAAGGATGGTAACCTTGTCGGGGGGATGGTATCCAAGCACGAAAGCTTCGATTACGGTGGCAGTAAGTGGTGGTTCCTCTTGGGTTCCGTTCGTTTGTCGCTTTTAATTTTAACCTAATTTAATATGTACAATGTCGTTTCAGATCCTAATGCATCTTCAATCTCACTTACAAGATCTGGAAGTTTTCTGTCCTCTGCAGGAATAACTAGCGGTGTGGGTGGGGCTATTGGTACTCCCCTTTCCTCTCGGCCGTATGGCCCGTCGGGAAGCGGAGGAAGCCATCATTCTTCCAGTGGTTCTCACCGAAAGGGTAGCTTTGATGGAAATGGTGGAAGTGGCAGTGCGGGAGCAGGAGGAGGAGGCACTGGTGGCaatgctggtggtggtggagccACTGGAGGCGGAGGAGGAAGCGATGATTCGATGCatgaaaaatactttaaatctGTTGAAAATACACCGATTACGCGAAGGCGTCACACAACGTCCTCTAAATCGCCCTTGCAGCAACAAAAGCAATCAAGCGATTCTAGTCCCCAAAGTCCAATTAgtccacagcaacaacagcagcagcaacaacaaggAAAAGTGCAACGGCCGTCAGCTTTGTCGGTGGAGTTATCTTCCGGTAGCAGTTACCAAAACAACGGCAGCAACAAATCTAGTCATAAAAATAGCaatatcaacagcagcaacaccacaGGTGATCATCCCAGCGAATTGCTATACAACGTCGATGGTGTGACAGGAAAAGCGGATAAATATCTCGATAAAATGAAGCACGATCGTGCCGGTAAAATATCACCCGGTGCATTGTCAATGGGCGGGAAACAATCTCCTTATCCGCCCAACATTCCAGCATCCTCTTCCTCTAGTCATCCTATGGAGCAAACGAGCGGCGGCAGTACCGCCAAGGGCAGCGGTGGTAAGGATCAGTTTTCATTGAACCTGAATCAATCCAACCTTGACCGACACAATCGAGCGCACGATCAACAACAAACGCTGGAGAAAAAGTCGTCGGGATCAACGCATACCGTTGCCTCGAACAATTCATCTACGCACAATGCGAAGCATGGAAAGAAGGCTAAAAATTACAGCAATCACAATACCGCTGGAGGAACCGGATTCGATTTCGATTACGACAACGGCAATACCTCGCCTCTGTACTGCAACTGGGACAAGGTAAGATGGGTAGAATGTTCGCATTATTTTTCATCACAGTCGTTCAGATTTATGAAAGTAATTAACACTGTTCgacaac
Proteins encoded in this window:
- the LOC125764394 gene encoding uncharacterized protein LOC125764394 isoform X1, with the protein product MSTSSERVEWVEIIEPRTKEHMYANLTTGECVWDPPEGVTIKRTDASQWWELFDTNTCRFYYYNVASQKTVWHRPQNCDIIPLAKLQTLKQNTDPTDRKDATLPHHHHHHHHHGTGSGGSTGGSIGGLGALGGASKLGGSGTVGKSCGHRTATGVTDYRDRDHHHRSSSSGHRRGGGGGLDQRSNSELLASPQGRHSLQHRLPPKILTSPLADGNSHASISRLDSHKFCRHGHQSSGGAGTGGISVPSSGSVRGSQRYPASYQHGHLHAAQQHHQRFHHHHHPDSSLKSSEGSLSGSYRRLHGGVAGSVPDAVNSLLRYGSGSSGYATNGHSSGGGSGTGSRKHNPDSSSGYRMLQESSSSHNIPHSVVVPSPSASTAAVSAVSSSEKLALGPLHHSSALPPPHQMLSYSISNSSDLAAAGSLSSPSHSLSTPQFKKKFIHDGGVGGSSSKSSSKDGNLVGGMVSKHESFDYGGNPNASSISLTRSGSFLSSAGITSGVGGAIGTPLSSRPYGPSGSGGSHHSSSGSHRKGSFDGNGGSGSAGAGGGGTGGNAGGGGATGGGGGSDDSMHEKYFKSVENTPITRRRHTTSSKSPLQQQKQSSDSSPQSPISPQQQQQQQQQGKVQRPSALSVELSSGSSYQNNGSNKSSHKNSNINSSNTTGDHPSELLYNVDGVTGKADKYLDKMKHDRAGKISPGALSMGGKQSPYPPNIPASSSSSHPMEQTSGGSTAKGSGGKDQFSLNLNQSNLDRHNRAHDQQQTLEKKSSGSTHTVASNNSSTHNAKHGKKAKNYSNHNTAGGTGFDFDYDNGNTSPLYCNWDKEMQEHLLPLQHYILEQAKLSGSYGLGDLDSDSFHSDSQSEHSFSGHEPDNEDSDHSDGHGDYLAHYPYEEYGARHAQDGGVSYYNFEFNFGDRDEKEDISEEVTAKLESMPDQIYSPVKNHPPLHKFPSPAFQGGRQGLEMTGSMLPDAVDRGPPTVPMGSGNGTFGSKTSYLQQMAAAAGQHQQQQLSGGMQPSQQQPQHKLNKATLLQRFQENLTLATSGPGAGSNGKIAEMALLKECDIEKFAQDNLNLHSKGIFRKKSSVRDMLSWTSNAISRPMLSLARDKAGKKMATDLFKLVQIYMGDRKARIGMSLNSVAIDIVTMAMGQAQLRDELYIQMCRQTTENPSRDSLIRGWELMAICLSFVPPSPTFQPALLGYINRHRDPSFATTFPEVGKWPIHVQISHYATIACRRLDRIGSSGRKQAKRPSEDEINQAREQIFRDSMFGNTLSEVMELQKERFPDRQLPWIQTTLSEQVLLLNGKQTEGIFRVPADVDEVNILKNLIDRWEFPENKGTMDAHAPASLLKLWYRELYDPLIPDELYDECVQTEDPVEAAAIVEKLPKINRLVLTYLIHFLQQFSLPDVVANTKMDSSNLAMVFAPNLLRCQSQDPKVILENARKEMTFMRTLIQHMDTSSVTYLV
- the LOC125764394 gene encoding uncharacterized protein LOC125764394 isoform X2; its protein translation is MSTSSERVEWVEIIEPRTKEHMYANLTTGECVWDPPEGVTIKRTDASQWWELFDTNTCRFYYYNVASQKTVWHRPQNCDIIPLAKLQTLKQNTDPTDRKDATLPHHHHHHHHHGTGSGGSTGGSIGGLGALGGASKLGGSGTVGKSCGHRTATGVTDYRDRDHHHRSSSSGHRRGGGGGLDQRSNSELLASPQGRHSLQHRHGHQSSGGAGTGGISVPSSGSVRGSQRYPASYQHGHLHAAQQHHQRFHHHHHPDSSLKSSEGSLSGSYRRLHGGVAGSVPDAVNSLLRYGSGSSGYATNGHSSGGGSGTGSRKHNPDSSSGYRMLQESSSSHNIPHSVVVPSPSASTAAVSAVSSSEKLALGPLHHSSALPPPHQMLSYSISNSSDLAAAGSLSSPSHSLSTPQFKKKFIHDGGVGGSSSKSSSKDGNLVGGMVSKHESFDYGGNPNASSISLTRSGSFLSSAGITSGVGGAIGTPLSSRPYGPSGSGGSHHSSSGSHRKGSFDGNGGSGSAGAGGGGTGGNAGGGGATGGGGGSDDSMHEKYFKSVENTPITRRRHTTSSKSPLQQQKQSSDSSPQSPISPQQQQQQQQQGKVQRPSALSVELSSGSSYQNNGSNKSSHKNSNINSSNTTGDHPSELLYNVDGVTGKADKYLDKMKHDRAGKISPGALSMGGKQSPYPPNIPASSSSSHPMEQTSGGSTAKGSGGKDQFSLNLNQSNLDRHNRAHDQQQTLEKKSSGSTHTVASNNSSTHNAKHGKKAKNYSNHNTAGGTGFDFDYDNGNTSPLYCNWDKEMQEHLLPLQHYILEQAKLSGSYGLGDLDSDSFHSDSQSEHSFSGHEPDNEDSDHSDGHGDYLAHYPYEEYGARHAQDGGVSYYNFEFNFGDRDEKEDISEEVTAKLESMPDQIYSPVKNHPPLHKFPSPAFQGGRQGLEMTGSMLPDAVDRGPPTVPMGSGNGTFGSKTSYLQQMAAAAGQHQQQQLSGGMQPSQQQPQHKLNKATLLQRFQENLTLATSGPGAGSNGKIAEMALLKECDIEKFAQDNLNLHSKGIFRKKSSVRDMLSWTSNAISRPMLSLARDKAGKKMATDLFKLVQIYMGDRKARIGMSLNSVAIDIVTMAMGQAQLRDELYIQMCRQTTENPSRDSLIRGWELMAICLSFVPPSPTFQPALLGYINRHRDPSFATTFPEVGKWPIHVQISHYATIACRRLDRIGSSGRKQAKRPSEDEINQAREQIFRDSMFGNTLSEVMELQKERFPDRQLPWIQTTLSEQVLLLNGKQTEGIFRVPADVDEVNILKNLIDRWEFPENKGTMDAHAPASLLKLWYRELYDPLIPDELYDECVQTEDPVEAAAIVEKLPKINRLVLTYLIHFLQQFSLPDVVANTKMDSSNLAMVFAPNLLRCQSQDPKVILENARKEMTFMRTLIQHMDTSSVTYLV